From Prionailurus viverrinus isolate Anna chromosome B2, UM_Priviv_1.0, whole genome shotgun sequence, the proteins below share one genomic window:
- the RBM24 gene encoding RNA-binding protein 24 has product MHTTQKDTTYTKIFVGGLPYHTTDASLRKYFEVFGEIEEAVVITDRQTGKSRGYGFVTMADRAAAERACKDPNPIIDGRKANVNLAYLGAKPRIMQPGFAFGVQQLHPALIQRPFGIPAHYVYPQAFVQPGVVIPHVQPTAAAASTTPYIDYTGAAYAQYSAAAAAAAAAAAYDQYPYAASPAAAGYVTAGGYGYAVQQPITAAAPGTAAAAAAAAAAAAAFGQYQPQQLQTDRMQ; this is encoded by the exons ATGCACACGACCCAGAAGGACACGACATACACCAAGATCTTCGTCGGGGGGCTGCCCTACCACACCACCGACGCCAGCCTGCGCAAGTACTTCGAGGTCTTCGGCGAGATCGAGGAGGCGGTGGTCATCACCGACCGGCAGACGGGCAAGTCCCGGGGCTACGGATTT GTCACCATGGCTGACCGAGCTGCTGCGGAAAGAGCTTGCAAGGATCCCAACCCCATCATTGATGGCAGGAAGGCCAATGTGAATCTGGCATATTTGGGAGCAAAACCAAGGATCATGCAACCAG GTTTTGCCTTTGGTGTCCAACAACTTCATCCAGCCCTTATACAAAGACCTTTTGG GATCCCCGCCCACTACGTGTACCCGCAGGCTTTCGTGCAGCCCGGCGTGGTCATCCCGCACGTGCAGCCCACCGCGGCCGCCGCCTCCACCACCCCCTACATCGACTACACGGGCGCCGCGTACGCCCAGTACtcggcggccgccgccgccgccgccgccgccgccgcctacGACCAGTACCCGTACGCGGCGTCGCCGGCCGCCGCGGGCTACGTCACCGCCGGGGGCTACGGCTACGCCGTGCAGCAGCCAATCACCGCCGCCGCCCCCGGcacggccgccgccgccgccgccgccgcggccgccgccgccgccttcgGCCAGTACCAGCCGCAGCAGCTGCAGACCGACCGCATGCAGTAG